One Glycine max cultivar Williams 82 chromosome 1, Glycine_max_v4.0, whole genome shotgun sequence genomic window, TAACTCTCCTTAATGCAATCTACATTATTCTTACAGATTGTACCGGCATGCATGCATCTCTTAATGTTCATGAGAATTAaacctaaatcattttaaaaaatgttaataatacatatttttaacatatttttttaaaagcatacATATTCTTTATTATggactaaaaattattaaaaaatataaaatcatttttatttgataaattttacttataattttataaattttaaccaatataataaatactaaaaggaatatattaaaaagcatactattggtatttttttcttataaaattactCGGATGAGTACCTTTCCTACCATTAATTAAATCACTAGGACGAAGACCATTCCTAGCATTGGTTAGTACGTATAGCATAAATATTCAACACAACTCTTTGGACATTTGACgagattgaaattaaaataaaatgtaagatgttttattttatttttctttttatgtataTTGCTCTAATCTCATAACCAGGATGACTTGGGAGTTGGGAGTTAGTACTTAGGCGTTAACCTTTACATTGAAAATGGAAGATGATTATTAGCAAAgtatttactttattattagagaagtagataaaataatataaaaaacaatcaacaaTAGTAAACAATCAACAATCTAGTACTttcaaaattgagaaaaaaaaagaaagataaaattaaaatcaagttTATTCCATTTTGCGGTTAGACTAAAATGTAGTTTCGGTCTCCTtgcatttatattatttgtgtaattttagtctctaaatgTTATCATACgcatttatattatttgtgtaattttagtctctaaatgTTATCATACgcatttatattatttgtgtaattttagtctctaaatgTTATCATACGATAAAATTGAGTTCCTCTATTAGTCTAGCATCTAAATGGTAGCAGAATTTGCTCACATGAGCCATCTTTTACCTAATTAACAACATGACGTGTAACTAACTAATAACATGAAACaacatatcaaaatatttttaaaaacatgcaATGCTATAGTTAAAAACATTTGATGATGGAAATAGTTATCATGTAGTAGTAACTAAATTAGTGTGGATAGTTATTTCTACAACCTTCCTAATTAACAAGATTTAACAGTAAACTTATTTGATTCTTTCAGTTTATAGCACAAGCATCTGCGATCTACAGAAGGAAACATCTTTAAGTAAGCTTGCACTCatgggagaaaaaggaaaaaagatttATACATGGAATAAAATCGAGCAAAAAAAGCAAATGATATTCACAGAACAGAACGGTTAAAAAGACACCATCCACAAGCATCACAAAGTCAACATTTCCTGTACACGTGCATTGACCGAAATGCCCTCACCCATTGTAATAGcaacagaaaataataaaaaacagaacaaaaaaaCGACAGTCTCacccgaaaaaaataaaataaaacgaaaacaaaatgaatttgaggaaaaaaagaaaataaagagaaaagagagaaaaacttgTTTTGCTTTTCTCCTTTTATGAATTGACGAGGGAGCGATTAGTTTCAAATtccaattctttcttttttttctttaatatatattttgttttattgagGCGTATTTGCTTCTTCACCGCGAGTGTGACTTACCGTCACCGTCGCGGTTGGTTCCTTCGGTGACGGAGGCGAGCTTCTGGAGGTTGAGCTTGACGACGGTGTCGGCGAAGAGACGCGTGTCCTCTTCGGTGTTGCCGTCGGGGACGTCGACGACGTAGGATTCGAGGACGACGGTGTAGATCTTGCCGTCGTCGGCGTCGTCCTCGAAGGAATGGACGGTAGTGACGGAGCGGTAGTTGCGGAGGCGGTGTTCGCCGCCGATGATGCTAAAGCCGGTGACGCAGCGGATGTCGTCGAGGAGGTCGAGGCGTTCGGTGCTGGTGGCGGCGGGGAGGCCGGAGATGACATTGACGTCCCGAGTGACGCCGACGGCCATGTGAAAGGGCTCTTTGACGGCGCAGCTCTTGATGAAGTGCTTGTAGGTTTGGGGCTTGTCGAAGCGGCGGACGACGGACCAGACGGCGTCGGGCGGCGCTTGGACGCGCTGGGCGAGGAGTGAGGAGCATTGCCCGGAGCCGACGAGGTAGGAGTGGTGCTCGGCGACGGAGGGGATGAGGGAGGCGAACTCGAGCGGGGTGAGGCCGGAGGGAGGGTTGATGTGGTGGTTCGTCGGGTGGCGGTGGTGGTTCTCGTCGGAGTCTGGCTCCGATGTGGAGGCGGAGCTCTCGGCTTTCTCCATCGCGGGGAGAGAGAaagcgagagagagagacagagagtgTGGGGGACGCTATTGGCGCTTGCGGGACGAGATTTTGAGGAACGGACGGGGGTATTCTCGGGAATTCCTCTCTAaacctttgttttctttctgtgcCACTTGCTAAATAATTCACTGTTTAAAGTTCAGATTATACTTACAAGaaaatatgtaacaaaaaaaattgcaagaaaATATGGAGCTTAAGTTTAACTCTTCCTTTGGGAGAGAGgtttaaatagaataaaaattgcaagaacagagagaataaaaataaggCTTAAATAGAATTtcggttttttttatttaatttttaattttgacttttttattttaaaattaaaatatttgatttttctattttaaaaaaattataatttggttgttcttattttaaaatataaatatttggtcCCTATGTATTTAGAAAATCTGTAATTTTG contains:
- the LOC100819216 gene encoding abscisic acid receptor PYL1; the encoded protein is MEKAESSASTSEPDSDENHHRHPTNHHINPPSGLTPLEFASLIPSVAEHHSYLVGSGQCSSLLAQRVQAPPDAVWSVVRRFDKPQTYKHFIKSCAVKEPFHMAVGVTRDVNVISGLPAATSTERLDLLDDIRCVTGFSIIGGEHRLRNYRSVTTVHSFEDDADDGKIYTVVLESYVVDVPDGNTEEDTRLFADTVVKLNLQKLASVTEGTNRDGDGKSHSR